Proteins encoded together in one Lathyrus oleraceus cultivar Zhongwan6 chromosome 5, CAAS_Psat_ZW6_1.0, whole genome shotgun sequence window:
- the LOC127084599 gene encoding uncharacterized protein LOC127084599 yields MAETKTTPVKINPISQIAPSKPKITDSSSSLNKNLPSSNKMKSVTTLTKSEVKSKPTTMLSSSSKTTTTTKTTKRKTTTTKVRERKVYNLPGQKHDPPEEKEPLRIFYESLSKQIPTSEMAEFWLMEHGLLSLERAKKAFEKKQRKQKELRTGTPAKSSSKPPTKTGTSQKPQPRPNNTGSSQKPQSRPNNTGSSQKPQQKSNNGEIKAKRKIESDSDDDDDDDFILSHKRRRV; encoded by the exons ATGGCTGAGACCAAAACCACTCCAGTGAAGATCAATCCAATTTCTCAAATTGCCCCTTCCAAGCCTAAGATTActgattcttcttcttctctcaaTAAGAATCTCCCCAGCTCAAATAAGATGAAATCTGTCACCACTCTCACGAAATCTGAG GTTAAATCAAAGCCGACAACAATGTTGTCGTCATCATCGAAAACAACGACGACTACGAAGACGACAAAGAGGAAAACTACTACCACCAAAGTGAGAGAGAGGAAAGTCTATAATTTGCCTGGCCAGAAACACGATCCACCTGAAGAG AAAGAACCCTTGAGGATTTTCTATGAGTCGTTGTCGAAACAGATACCTACAAGTGAAATGGCGGAATTTTG GTTAATGGAACATGGACTATTGTCTCTTGAAAGAGCTAAGAAAGCATTTGAGAAGAAGCAGAGAAAGCAAAAGGAGCTTCGAACAGGGACTCCGGCTAAGTCGTCGTCAAAGCCGCCGACAAAAACCGGAACTTCACAGAAGCCGCAACCGAGACCAAATAATACTGGATCTTCACAGAAGCCGCAATCGAGACCAAATAATACTGGATCTTCACAGAAGCCGCAACAGAAATCAAATAACGGAGAAATTAAAGCAAAGCGAAAAATCGAGAGTGACAGTGATGATGACGACGACGACGATTTCATTTTGAGTCATAAAAGAAGAAGAGTGTAA
- the LOC127085356 gene encoding probable glycosyltransferase At5g03795 produces the protein MDLGIFRYLCQAETRRLVSLLGVTIALILVLQFYELPNSEFLSSLTAKIKSFTMDTPLVNSTMETHNVNVNFNASNSSSISPQESSLGSVDGKDVNLTSQGNQSSLLAPQPMVPLPNTSFFDSKVFPKDGILSSLLSSNATIVKDASAIWKNSKRRPSKVVSISEMNLILQHSHGSSQGAKPASSSAVNVEILNAKSEIENAPIIMNDSRLYSPLYRNVSMFRRSYELMEKMLKVFVYPDGDTPIFHEPLLEGIYASEGWFMKSMEGNKQFTTRDPEKAHLFYIPFSSRLLQLTLYVRNSHKRSNLIEYMKNYVDVIAGKYPFWNRTNGTDHFVVACHDWAPAETRGRMLNCIRALCNADTEVGFKIGKDVSLPETYVRSVENPLKNIGGNPPSQRPILAFFAGGLHGYVRPMLIKLWENKEPDMKISGPLPHVRGNKNYIELMKSSRFCICARGHEVNSPRVVEAIFHECVPVIISDNFIPPLFEVLNWESFAVFIKEKHIAYLRDVLVSISEERYLEMHKRVKMVQEHFLWHHEPVKYDLFHMLLHSIWYNRVFYTS, from the exons ATGGATCTAGGAATTTTCAGATATCTATGTCAAGCAGAAACAAGGAGATTAGTTTCATTGTTAGGAGTAACAATAGCTTTAATTTTAGTACTTCAATTTTATGAACTTCCAAATAGTGAGTTTTTATCTTCTCTTACTGCCAAAATCAAAAGTTTCACAATGGATACACCTTTGGTTAATTCTACAATGGAGACTCATAATGTAAATGTGAACTTCAATGCTTCAAATTCAAGCTCAATTAGTCCTCAAGAATCTTCATTAGGTAGTGTTGATGGAAAAGATGTTAATTTAACATCACAAGGGAATCAATCTTCCTTGCTTGCACCACAACCTATGGTGCCTTTGCCTAACACATCATTCTTTGATTCAAAAGTGTTTCCAAAGGATGGAATTTTGAGTTCTTTGCTAAGTAGCAATGCGACAATCGTTAAAGACGCGTCTGCGATTTGGAAGAATTCCAAAAGGAGGCCATCTAAAGTAGTTTCGATATCCGAAATGAACTTAATCTTGCAGCATAGCCATGGTTCTTCGCAGGGAGCG AAACCCGCGAGTTCTTCAGCTGTTAATGTGGAGATATTGAATGCAAAATCGGAGATTGAAAATGCGCCTATTATTATGAATGATTCAAGACTTTACTCACCTTTATACAGGAATGTTTCCATGTTTAGAAG GAGTTATGAACTAATGGAGAAGATGTTGAAAGTTTTCGTCTACCCGGACGGAGACACGCCAATCTTTCATGAACCCTTATTGGAAGGAATATATGCATCTGAAGGATGGTTTATGAAATCAATGGAAGGAAACAAACAGTTTACGACTCGAGATCCTGAGAAGGCTCACTTGTTTTACATACCTTTCAGTTCAAGATTGTTGCAGTTAACTCTTTATGTGCGTAATTCGCATAAACGTTCAAACTTAATCGAGTACATGAAAAATTATGTCGACGTGATTGCTGGAAAGTACCCTTTCTGGAACAGAACCAATGGAACAGATCACTTTGTTGTTGCTTGCCATGATTGG GCTCCTGCAGAAACACGAGGGCGAATGCTTAATTGCATCAGAGCACTTTGCAATGCTGACACTGAAGTAGGATTCAAGATAGGAAAAGATGTATCTCTTCCCGAAACATACGTTAGATCGGTCGAGAATCCTCTCAAAAACATAGGAGGCAACCCTCCTTCTCAGAGGCCGATCCTAGCCTTTTTCGCAGGCGGTTTACACGGTTACGTTCGGCCTATGTTAATAAAACTTTGGGAGAACAAAGAACCCGACATGAAAATCTCCGGCCCGTTACCACACGTAAGAGGTAACAAAAACTACATCGAGCTCATGAAGAGTAGCAGATTCTGCATATGTGCAAGAGGTCACGAAGTTAATAGCCCGCGCGTGGTCGAAGCGATATTCCATGAGTGTGTTCCTGTTATCATATCTGATAACTTTATTCCTCCTTTATTCGAGGTTTTGAATTGGGAGTCATTTGCTGTGTTCATCAAGGAGAAGCATATTGCTTATTTGAGGGATGTACTAGTTTCAATCTCGGAAGAAAGATACTTGGAAATGCATAAGAGAGTGAAAATGGTGCAAGAGCATTTTCTTTGGCATCATGAGCCTGTTAAGTATGATTTGTTTCACATGCTTCTTCATTCAATTTGGTATAATAGAGTTTTCTATACAAGTTAG